In Asterias rubens chromosome 17, eAstRub1.3, whole genome shotgun sequence, a genomic segment contains:
- the LOC117301793 gene encoding gamma-aminobutyric acid type B receptor subunit 2-like: MSSPSLSNLTVVGCLLLYASVFALGWDKTNLPDSAIVIKCHVERMLVSVGLSLAFGSVFMKTYRIHVIFSQAVKRFKKIDLPDWKLICGVLVIAFLDCFIFIAWIALDTTTVYRLSLEQMLNETEPERELFIVPVIQYCSSKHDIYFTLVLYGVKGVLLAFGLFLAWETRNICISQLNDSKHIAASLYIVALTVALIVPTLTIMGDDVNMMFAIPGVAIVIINTCVLLLNFIPKIRLLLTSDETRLHLSMMTSQGYGDSLASDKSVDQTNKLCNLRMDLEQKRARLRQLVKIVHQAHKMENKQW, from the exons ATGTCAAGCCCTTCTCTGAGTAACCTGACTGTAGTCGGTTGTCTTCTTCTCTACGCGTCGGTCTTTGCCTTAGGATGGGATAAGACTAACCTGCCTGACTCCGCCATCGTCATCAAGTGTCAT GTTGAGCGAATGCTGGTATCTGTTGGTTTGTCTCTTGCCTTCGGTTCTGTCTTCATGAAGACATACCGTATACACGTGATCTTCTCACAGGCTGTGAAACGCTTCAAAAAGATC GATTTACCGGACTGGAAACTAATCTGCGGCGTACTGGTCATTGCTTTCTTGGATTGCTTTATTTTTATTGCTTGGATTGCTCTGGACACGACGACTGTTTACAGACTGTCTCTAGAGCAAATG CTAAACGAGACTGAACCTGAGAGAGAACTATTTATTGTTCCAGTGATACAATACTGTAGCAGCAAACATGATATATACTTCACCTTGGTCCTCTATGGTGTGAAGGGTGTTCTCTTGGCATTTGGACTGTTTCTAGCCTGGGAAACCAGAAATATTTGCATCTCCCAACTAAACGACA GCAAGCACATAGCTGCATCACTGTACATCGTTGCATTGACAGTCGCCCTCATCGTTCCAACTTTGACAATTATGGGTGATGACGTCAACATGATGTTTGCGATACCAGGGGTGGCCATTGTGATAATCAATACGTGTGTGCTATTACTCAACTTCATCCCCAag ATTCGTTTGTTGCTTACATCCGACGAAACTCGCTTACATTTGAGTATGATGACATCACAGGGATATGGAGATTCTTTAGCATCGGATAAGTCTGTAGACCAAACCAACAAACTGTGTAATCTGCGCATGGATCTTGAACAG AAACGAGCACGGCTTCGCCAGCTGGTTAAAATTGTTCATCAGGCGcacaaaatggaaaacaagCAGTGGTGA